CCGGGTACGAAATGCCCCGGCAAGGTACGATCTTGGCCACTGTGGCCGATCGCGATAAGAATGAAGCTCTTCCTTATTTAGCCCAGTTTGCCCAGCGAGGCTTTAACCTGGTGGCCACTGCCGGTACGGCCGCCTTCCTGGCTCAACATGGCCTTAAAGCTCGCGTAGTACGCAAAGTGCACGAACAGCCGCCCCACCTCCTGACTGACCTGAGCGAACATAAAGTGGACCTGGTGATCAATACCGTCACCTGCGGTCAACAAGCCAAACGCGACGGCTTCATTATCCGCCGAGCCGCAGTAGAAAACAGCATCCCCTGCTTCACATCCCTGGACACAGTCAAGGCCTACTTAACCGCCCTTGACATCCCCGCCAGCAGCACCCCCAAAATCCAATCATTACAGCAGTATCTGGGCCAAAACTAAAGCATTTTCCCGCCCGCCACCATCTCTTGGTCTGAGGTAGTGGTGCCCATAAAGACAGTCTCCATATTGCAGGGCTGGCTACAAAGCAGCCCTATTTTTGTTCTCGGTTCGTAGAAATTTCCAGGTCGGGACGGAACCCGGCCATAGAAATAATCAATATTCTTCTCTTGAAGTTCTGTCGACCAGGCGTTATACTTAAGTTGAACATTTGAGCAGTTATTCAAATGAGGTGAGATATGTGACTGCTGCGGTGAAATCAACTAGAGACCGGGACACCGGTTCCAGATCGGCTGATGTGTGCGAAGAGTTTCGCTGTAACCCTGACAAGGTAGATCACTGGAAGGGCAAACTACCACCACTAAAAGAGGTGGCTGCCACTTTTAAGGTGCTAGCTGATGAAACCCGTACTTCTATCTTGTATCTCTTGGCTCAGGAGGAGCTTTGTGTCTGTGATATTGCCACTATTTTGGGCAGTAGTGTCTCCAATATTTCTCACCATTTGCGCCTGTTGCGCGCCCAAAGATTGGTAAAGTATCGCCGCCAGGGAAAGATGGTTTTTTACTCGTTGGACGATGAACACGTACTGGCTCTCATTGATCAGGCGTTTGTGCATGTTCAACATAAAGATCAACTATAAATTCCCAGCAAAAATGGAAGGAGTTATCCCATGCGTTATGTTCTGGCCGGTCTGGACTGCGCCGGCTGTGCTGCTGAAATCGAACGAGAACTAAACAGAATAGATGGTTTGGAAAATACAACAGTAAGCTTCACCACCCGCACAATAGAACTCCCAGCCGAGCTGGCCGCCACTGCCCAAGCTACTATCGACCGGATCCATCCGGGACTAGATCTCATGCCGGCTGCAGATGGCGCCTGGCGAGAGATGGCTGCTGCCGAGGAACAAGGTGAACAGCGCCAACTTTTTATTATGGCGTCGTCGGCTGTGCTCTTGGCCCTGGGTTGGTGGCTAGGTCCTCGGTCGGAACTCCTGCGCTGGGTTCTCTTTATTCCAGCCTACCTATTGGTGGGTTGGCCGGTACTAAGACAAGCCGGGTCCAATTTGATCCGGGG
Above is a genomic segment from Bacillota bacterium containing:
- a CDS encoding carbamoyl-phosphate synthase large subunit, whose translation is GYEMPRQGTILATVADRDKNEALPYLAQFAQRGFNLVATAGTAAFLAQHGLKARVVRKVHEQPPHLLTDLSEHKVDLVINTVTCGQQAKRDGFIIRRAAVENSIPCFTSLDTVKAYLTALDIPASSTPKIQSLQQYLGQN
- a CDS encoding helix-turn-helix transcriptional regulator → MCEEFRCNPDKVDHWKGKLPPLKEVAATFKVLADETRTSILYLLAQEELCVCDIATILGSSVSNISHHLRLLRAQRLVKYRRQGKMVFYSLDDEHVLALIDQAFVHVQHKDQL